A single genomic interval of Pyrobaculum arsenaticum DSM 13514 harbors:
- a CDS encoding alkaline phosphatase family protein, protein MTKLFIFALDGVPYEVFEAMRDDLPNIAEVADRGSRGVMRAVDPPITVPAWASMFTGKDPGELGIYGFRHLNKQTRRSYIVTSRELREPYIWERRGLRSVVIGLPPGYPPRQYGVWISDFMTPEGRSWTHPPELANTIGRYIFDIEYRTDRKDEAFKALVEMTQLRFAAAEKLMEWANWDVFVLHEIGTDRVHHLFQKYWDPEHPMYQPGNPHEDKIPRYYKLIDQLAGKLLKKIPKDAEILIISDHGNQAQRGVLAVNQILAEWGLVEYKAEPRRGADIDEVVDWERSKAFAWGGYYARVFVTARGEEAHDVKKELKKKLRTLKAPWGYIQNAVYEPRELYREVKGDAPDLMIYFDSVRVRPVQTVGYESPWLEGNDRGPDDSLHSFNGFYAATWGDRRKKDLHALDVASFVEAAL, encoded by the coding sequence GTGACTAAGCTCTTCATATTTGCCCTAGACGGCGTCCCCTACGAGGTCTTCGAAGCCATGAGAGACGACCTGCCCAACATCGCAGAGGTTGCCGACCGGGGATCCAGGGGGGTCATGAGGGCCGTAGACCCGCCCATAACAGTGCCGGCATGGGCCTCCATGTTCACGGGAAAAGACCCCGGCGAGCTCGGCATATACGGCTTCCGCCACCTCAACAAACAGACGAGAAGGAGCTACATCGTCACGTCCCGCGAACTAAGAGAGCCCTACATCTGGGAGAGGCGGGGGCTACGCTCAGTGGTCATTGGGCTACCTCCGGGCTACCCGCCGAGGCAGTACGGCGTCTGGATATCCGACTTCATGACCCCCGAAGGGAGGTCCTGGACCCACCCCCCAGAGCTGGCAAACACGATCGGGCGCTACATCTTCGATATTGAATACCGCACAGACCGCAAAGACGAGGCCTTCAAGGCGCTCGTTGAGATGACCCAGCTCAGATTCGCCGCCGCCGAGAAGCTAATGGAATGGGCAAACTGGGACGTCTTCGTCCTCCACGAAATCGGCACAGACCGCGTCCACCACCTCTTCCAGAAGTACTGGGATCCAGAGCACCCCATGTACCAGCCGGGGAACCCCCACGAGGACAAGATACCGCGGTACTACAAGCTCATAGACCAATTAGCGGGTAAGCTACTCAAGAAAATTCCCAAAGACGCCGAGATCTTGATAATCTCCGATCACGGGAACCAAGCCCAGAGAGGCGTCCTCGCCGTGAATCAAATACTAGCCGAGTGGGGGCTTGTGGAGTACAAAGCAGAGCCACGCCGAGGAGCCGACATAGACGAGGTGGTGGACTGGGAACGCTCCAAGGCCTTCGCCTGGGGCGGCTACTACGCCCGCGTCTTCGTCACGGCTCGCGGCGAAGAGGCACACGACGTGAAGAAGGAGCTCAAGAAAAAGCTCAGGACGCTAAAGGCGCCGTGGGGATATATACAAAACGCCGTTTACGAGCCCCGGGAGCTCTACAGAGAGGTGAAAGGCGATGCCCCCGACCTCATGATCTACTTCGACTCGGTGCGGGTCCGGCCGGTGCAGACAGTTGGATACGAATCGCCGTGGCTGGAGGGCAACGACCGGGGGCCCGACGACTCGCTACACAGCTTCAACGGCTTCTACGCCGCGACTTGGGGCGACAGGAGGAAGAAGGATTTACACGCCCTAGACGTGGCGAGCTTCGTCGAGGCGGCGCTATGA
- a CDS encoding ribbon-helix-helix protein, CopG family, producing the protein MTRRYTTISIPVSLYRQIEELIRGTGFASVSEFATYVLREVVALKKEKGAGPELTSEELEQLRKKLEALGYL; encoded by the coding sequence GTGACTAGAAGGTACACGACGATCTCCATACCAGTGTCGCTGTATCGGCAGATTGAGGAGCTGATACGCGGCACCGGCTTCGCCTCTGTGTCTGAGTTCGCGACCTACGTGCTGAGGGAGGTGGTGGCGCTTAAGAAGGAGAAGGGCGCCGGGCCTGAGCTGACTTCAGAAGAGCTGGAGCAGTTGAGGAAGAAGCTCGAGGCCTTGGGATACCTATAA
- a CDS encoding sulfite exporter TauE/SafE family protein: MTATSIAGLVYLIRDITKLNIVLVAVLAMSARSLAGAYLGIVAASTYGAGAVKLALGVLILAVAAIIMLSKTKAGYPIATDKIAKALVLYGAYPEESAGVEVKYGATRTPLALLAFAAVGFISGFFGVGSGWALVPTYNLLMELPIKVAVASSEATIALGDVAGALAYLESGNRSK; encoded by the coding sequence ATGACCGCCACCTCCATAGCGGGATTGGTCTATCTGATAAGAGACATAACGAAGCTAAACATAGTCCTTGTAGCGGTGCTGGCCATGTCGGCGCGATCCCTCGCAGGCGCGTACCTAGGCATCGTGGCGGCTTCAACCTACGGGGCGGGCGCTGTGAAGCTCGCATTGGGCGTTCTAATCCTCGCGGTGGCGGCGATCATCATGCTCAGCAAGACGAAGGCGGGATACCCAATCGCCACTGACAAGATCGCGAAGGCGCTGGTCTTGTACGGCGCATACCCCGAGGAATCGGCCGGCGTAGAGGTCAAATACGGCGCGACGCGCACACCGTTGGCGCTGCTGGCCTTCGCCGCCGTGGGCTTCATAAGCGGCTTCTTCGGCGTGGGAAGCGGCTGGGCGCTGGTCCCCACCTACAATCTCTTGATGGAACTCCCAATAAAAGTCGCCGTCGCCAGCTCCGAGGCGACGATAGCCCTCGGCGACGTGGCCGGCGCCTTGGCCTACCTAGAAAGCGGAAACAGGAGCAAATAG
- the cysC gene encoding adenylyl-sulfate kinase, translated as MRCLERGFVVWLTGLPASGKTTIALLAAAQLREAGIRTEVLDGDWVRKTINTDAGFTREERRRHLIRVAWIARLLARNGVAVLAAFVSPYRDVRAEVRKIVEEEVPFVEVYVKVSLEEAIRRDPKGLYKKALAGEIKNFTGIDDPYEEPENPDLILDNEKVPAEQNAERLIQYLAKRGLYEGPPQPLRAAGVQRRGL; from the coding sequence ATGAGGTGCCTAGAGAGGGGGTTCGTGGTCTGGCTCACCGGGCTCCCGGCCTCGGGCAAGACGACGATAGCCCTCCTCGCCGCGGCGCAACTCAGGGAGGCCGGAATTAGGACAGAGGTGCTCGACGGGGATTGGGTGCGCAAGACGATAAACACAGACGCCGGGTTCACGAGGGAGGAGCGGCGCCGTCACCTCATCCGCGTCGCCTGGATAGCCCGCCTCTTGGCCAGAAACGGCGTGGCCGTGCTCGCGGCTTTCGTCTCGCCCTACCGCGACGTGAGGGCGGAGGTGCGTAAAATCGTGGAGGAGGAGGTCCCCTTCGTCGAGGTCTACGTCAAGGTGTCGCTGGAAGAGGCAATTAGGAGAGACCCCAAGGGACTTTACAAGAAGGCCCTCGCCGGCGAGATAAAGAACTTCACGGGCATAGACGACCCATACGAGGAGCCCGAGAACCCCGACCTAATACTAGATAACGAGAAAGTCCCAGCCGAGCAAAACGCCGAGAGGCTCATCCAGTATCTAGCAAAGCGCGGGCTATATGAGGGCCCCCCTCAACCCTTGCGGGCGGCTGGCGTACAACGTCGCGGATTATAG